In Setaria italica strain Yugu1 chromosome IX, Setaria_italica_v2.0, whole genome shotgun sequence, the genomic stretch CGCTGGTCATCCACGACGAGCTAGCCGGGGCGCTCGCGCTGCGGTGGAAGCCCGCGGTGCTCGTCCTCACGAAGACCCGAGTCCGGCTCGTGAAGAACATCACCCCGGCGATCGAGGCGGCGTACGGCCAGCTGATGCAACTGGAGGAGACGTGCCGGGGCACGGAGCTGCCCGACATCCATGAGAGCCCTGAGTTGGAACAGAAGCGCAAGGCTCTGGAAGGCCGGGTGCAACACTTCATGAAGATTGCGCGGCTTATCATGGGTAACGATCCATCTCCGACTCTCCTAGTTTGTTGCCTCTTGTGTTTGATGCAATTGATGCCATGAGTTTGAGTTGGAGAAACGAGAAGAGAAAGCCCTGAATTTTGTATACTTCTCTATGATGAGCAGGGGATAGGAAGTTCGACTACGAGCATCCGTGGGGAGGAACCGTACTTACTTCCGTAGTGGGCACATTCCTAACACAAAATGTCACAGACCACTTGTCAAggtaaagtaaaaaaaaaggaaaaacagagCTACTCCTCATCTCTAGTGTAGTTTGGCTTGGAATTGAGTTTGCGGTTTTAACTAACTAACTATCTCCCTGAATCTGCAGCAACGCTTTCATGAACCTCGCGGCGGAGTTCTCCTTATCAAAGAATAGAAGCAATGTCGAGCCAAGAACAAATGTACCTCTGATGCTAACAGATGGCTCTGGTTTAGGGGAGTCTGAACCTGGTGACCATGGCTCTGCCGATGAACGGGGTAAATGCCGTGATAAGGGAATAGAGGAGTTCATTGCATCGATTAGAACAGGAGAAATATCAAGTTGGGACAGGGGGCGTATAAGGAAGTTGTTGTTCGACAGGTTCGAATCTTCGACGGCTGCAAAAATTTTCCATGATATTGCTTCTATCGGAGATACATCTCATTGGAATTCTCTGCTTAAAGAAGCCTACAACAATGGGTATCGGAAGGAGGAAAGTGCGAATGAAACGATTGATTGGGATGCTCTACTGCACGCACCATTTGCTAAAATTGCAGAGTGCATCAGGGACCGTGGAAATCAATCCCAAATGGCATTGAGAATACTGGTACTCAATTACAACTGTGCAATTGAAAATTTTATTGCCTCATTCGCATTTTATGACACCTAACTTTTATCTAACACCTTTTTCCGAATACTGGTAATTTGTTACATAAGCATATCAAGATTTTGAAACAGACAGTGATGTCAGTGCTCTGAAAACTGCGAGAAAAGAAACTAGAGATAGGTTTATCCAAGAAAGTCAGGAAGGAAGTTTATTCTAATAGATTCCACATTTGACTTCGTGTTACATGCATACAAAAAATAGTTACAATTTCTATTTCCTGAATTTTTCACTAATTTCCTAGCTTCTGCTATATTGTTCTTATGAAAGCACTAATATTACTCctgatttttctttttagaaTATTGTACTTTTTTCTTACATTTCATTGATGTCGAAACTAGTTTTCTCCAGTGTATTAGCTGAACAAAAAAAGTATTATCAGATCTTTTATACTTTTACAGGCTTTTCTAGTTCGTATCAAGAGAGACCATGGAAGTATTGATCTGGAGTGGCTTAGACACGTCCCCCGTGCAAAGGCAAAGTGAGGCAAAAATAAATATACATGTGCTTTGTAAGCTGATACAAAATCTTACTGTTTAAGGGACTTTAAAACGTATATTGAAAGCATCATATTTGTTTTACTAGTGAATTGACAGTACAGTTTATAACTTATGCAAATAAAAATCGAAGCACCAAATGAATAATCTTTATCTATGAAATTTTCTAACAAATATAATTTTCTTCTTGGCCATTCAGGAGATACCTACTCAGTATAAATGGGCTTGGAGCAAAAAGTGTTGACTGTATCCGTCTCTTGTCCCTGAGACACAGAGCATTCCCGGCAAGCTACCACTTCCAAGTTCCAAATTGAAAATAGTTTCTGTGGTAGGAGAATGCATTTGAAACTACAAAAAATGTGACAAATTCCTCTTGTTTTAGGTTGATACAAATGTAGCTCGCATAGTGACAAGGCTAGGATGGGTCGAACTTCAACCTTTACCAAATTCTCAAGAGTTCCATCTGGTGAACACGTAAGATCATCTTCCCTTTCAGTTGTTCCATGCACACATTTACACACTCAAATTTCAATATTTCTCATTAATTTCTTTTGTCCTTTTGAAGATATCCTGTCATGGCTGACATTCAAAAGTACCTTGACCCCTTATTGTGCAAGATTCCTGCAGATGGAGTGTAAGCTCTCTAGTTTCAATCGTCGTTTTGCTGCTTTGATGGAATCAGTTTAAGAGGAAATACTATGATATAACCTAACATACTGGCAAATATAGGTATGAACTACATTGCCAACAGATAACATTTGGAAAGGTATGTAAATGGATTTGATTTTTTTGTGCGGCTTTCTCAGTATTGATGATTGGGGTTGCATGCCATGACAGTCAATATGCACCAAACGACAACCAAATTGTGGTGCCTGCCCATTCACTGGAGAGTGCAAGTACTTTCAAAGTCTTGTTTCAAGGTTAGCTTCGATATACAGCCTATTTACTACAGTATTGGTGATACATTGTTTCATTGTTACTCCATTTGTATATATAGATCTAGATGATTATTATCACATATTACCTCCTAACAGGTAATAGAAGACATATATATTTATCATTTTGTTATTTTAAGAAATAGGAAAAATAGACAAAATATCTTGTAACTGGATCTAATAGCTTTCATGATGCCATTAGATCCAACAATGACAATTAGATGTGCCCTAAAAACGTGACAATTATGTGTTTTCCCCCCCACGTGACAACAATTGGCCAAGGCCTTGTTTTATACACGCTAGTGATCACCTCCATGATGCATAGCAGCATAGGTGCATTTCAAAGTTGCTGGACGCTAGTCATAACTCTGACAAATAGCAAGCCATATGGTCACCAGTCAGGCAGTCACCACAGTCGATCTTATTGCCGTGGACTGAAAAACAAGCGGATATGCAGATTGGTCACCAAAAAGTCGAAAACACACGTACTCCATGATTGTATTAGAAAATCTAACATGATGCAAACGAAGGTAAGATGTACTTAGATTGAACAACTTTGGAGGTAGAAGGGGAGGTGCCCATGCCAGATTCCACCTGCATGGCCGCATGCATGGTAATCGGCACATTCCATCTGCATGGCCGCATACATggtaatttctttttttttctaattatgtaattagtttatcTAGTCTAAAATTTAGGGACTCAGATTTATTTAAACTCTTACCTGCTAGGAGGTAAGCACAGCCCGATACATATAGGTTTGAACTATTGGAACCAAAATTAATGTTTTCTAGCTGTGCTTCTTATTAATAGTAATAGTAACATTTTAAATTGTATTTTCTTAAATATCCATTAACTACATTTTGCTTTGATAAAGAAAATTAAGCAACGTCATGTTTCTTAATAGAGCTAAGGGTGCACTCCCGGAGTATAGTCAGCAGCAAGAAAGAGGACAAACAGACATGGATGGAAGACCAAGACATACTCTAATTATCAGACCGGGTACTAAACAGATGCATCAGTACCAAATTGAAATGGGAAAAGGTACAGAAAGGCATTGCAATGAGCCCATTATCCAGGAACCAGAAACTCCACCATATGAAGATCTAGGAGCACAAAGGCCCATTATTCAGGAACCAGAAACTCCACCACATGAAGATCTAGGAGCACAAAGTGACGAAGAATTTGAACAGGAGTATgaggatggtgatgatgatcaTATAGAAGATGAAATGATAGATCTCCGGCCAACGCAACAAACAGAGAATGGAGCCACAGGGCAAGAACATGGAAAGGAGATAATTTCAATCCATTCGAGTGTCCCGTCAACTCCAATGATAAAGAGATACCGTCTACGAACAGAGTACACTGCGTACGAAAGAATTTCTCttatgcaaaataaaaaaagttaatGTTCAAAATATGGCATATTTCTGTTCTGAGATGCCTGTTTTACATTGTTATTATTGTAGGTACAAGATCCGTGATGGGCATGAAATTTTGGACAGGGTAAGTAGTTGACAACTTCATTCTTTCTTGAGTTAATTTCACAAAACTGTAACTATGTATGCTTAACTGTCAAGGAACTGCAACTTCTTGGATCAGTTTCAAGGAACTACAAACTTCTCAAGGCCTCAATTTCACATTCCTACAATACATGCAAGGGCTCACATGTCAGCCACATAAGTTATGTGGGGCAGGTGGGTCCACGCAGAATGTTACAGCTTTGTGAAACTGAAGGCAGAAGCAGTTATGTGAAACTGAAACTAGAAGCTATAGCTCCTGTTAGTCAAATGCAAATATTTTCAGTTTTGTAAAAAAATTaactcttttattttttaattacttCTCAATTATCCATTACTTTTTATTGGAGTGACCAACTCTGACTAACATATTATTGCTTGGTACACTAGTTTGAGTTTGACCCAAGGGTTCCCGATGATCAGATTCCATACCTCCTAATAATTCGTAGTTTGTTGGATGAATATAATGTGACTGCCACAATTTTGGTGAGTAACTGCTTCAGTTTCCTTTTCCACTCATAATCATAATACACTTGAAAAATAGTATGATGCAAAAATTTCTCTTGAGGAGTTTCAAGATCAAAGAATAACTCCAAAGTAATTTATTTCATAATAACAGATACCTTGCCGGACGGCAAACGGAGGAGTATTCCCATTGGATGGTACATACTATCAAAACAATGAGGTAGACATCTATGTTGTACTATGTCTACATACATAAAACTAAATTGCTTGATATTGACTAACTAAATATACCATTCGCTTTTGTAGGTTTTTGCTGACCATTCATCCAGCCGCTCacctataaaaataaaaagggaaATTATTGATATATACAGCCAGTGCACTGTGTATTTTGGTACCTCAATACATTCTGTCACCAAAGGTATCTTATCATTAACATTATTATATAAGAATGTGATGAATAGCTGTTCAATAAAAGCACTAATTGCATTGCACCATTTATCCAGATCAAACGCTACAAGGAATCCATCAGTTCTATCATAAAGGTACAGGATTATGTTATGTTTCTTTTCTCTCCAAGTAAAGACAGTTTAAGAGGATACAAAGTTAATACTCCAATATAGTAGGAGCTGATGAATTTCATCCGAGTAAAAACATATTACATTATGGAACTCCTCACTGTAAAGTTAGTTCATAGAATAAAAAACATAACAATAGTTATTTGTTGCCGTTTTCTACCTCTTCTCTTAGGGTTCATTAATTATAGATTCATAGGCACTAATGTCTGTTTGATGTTTCCTCATCATAAGGTCACGATATATTAGAGttgtcaattttttttgttcatcAATAACTATTTATATATTCTAATGTGTGCAGGGTACATATGTAATAGAGAGTTTGACCGCAGTACCAGGCGTTCAAAAGTATTGTCTGCTCAGATACATGCCACCAATGGAAAAGGAACCGGCAGGAAGAGGTCCATGACTAGTTATGTAGTTGAAGCCAGGTAATGACAAAGATGGAGTGCAATCCAGTTAAACAAGCATAAAACAGTTCGCGAAGTTTTACAAGACCAGATTAGCATCACTATTGATTGAACCAAAATAAAATTACTTTTATGCGTGGGTCGCACGACTGAACCATCATGTGCTACATGCATGCGCAAAATCACCTTGTACTGCACcaactcctttttcttcttggaAATATGAAATATTTTCCTTGTCCTCTTGAAGAGAACCTTCCTGTGAAATGTCCGCAAAAATCACGCTAGCGATATTTTTCTGTCATGGACCGTTCTCTTTCTCTATTTATGCAGTGATATAGGCTAGCTGAAAGATTGGGGCCTTCCTGCGAAATGCCTTTGCTATTTCTTAACTAAGCACTGTATACATGCACGCCTCGTAGAGTCATAGCAGCAGGTCAGCCactaggaaaaaaaatacacaaaaCACAGGGTCGTacgtgcaaaaaaaaaagcttgtaCCCTATCCCTTCGCCTTCGTTGGCTCGTTGCAGTCACGGTGCCACACTGGATGCTTCCTCTTTCCCTTCCCCTGTTCGCCAGCTGCGGCGAGCCTTGAGTTGAGCTCCTCTGCCTCAATATACCCGCTTTCTTCTCAGCTCCGACCAACAATCCCCTTGCTGCATTCTCCCCAGCGGCGAGCCTTCGCTTCGCCTGGGCACCGCCGGCCTCCGACCTCGCCCGCTCGAGGCGCGCACCAAATGCTTGCGGTATTGCCACAATGGCCTGCGCGTCGTACCTAGCCTCCTACTCCCGCGCCTCGCCAGCGCCGGCAGCGTGCCCGTGCCATgtccggccgcccgcgccgcgaacgcggcggcgtcgacccCGCCCCGCGCCCCTCCGCGTGTACGCCGCCTCCGACCACCAAGAGCGGCTCCTCACCGCCCTGCGCGAGCAGGCGGACCCCGAGGCGGCGCTCCGGATGCTGAACTCGGCGCTCGCGCGGGAGGACTTCGCCCCGAGCTCCGACGTCTACGAGGAGATCATCCGGAAGCTCGGGTCCGCCGGCGCGTTCGACCTGATgaaggggcttgtcggggagaTGCGGCGGGAAGGGCACGAGGTCAAGGTTGGCATCGTGCAGTCGTTCGTGGAGAGCTACGCGCGGCTGCGCCGGTTCGACGATGCTGTCGACCTGGTTCTGAACCAGCTCGACTTGTTCGGCGTTCAGGCGGACACGGTCGTTTACAACCACCTCCTCAATGTTCTTGTGGAGGGGAGCAAGATGAAGCTACTGGAGTCGGTCTACAACGAGATGGCTAGTCGGGGGATCCGACCTGATGTTGTGACATTCAATACCCTGATCAAGGGGCTGTGCCGGGCACATCAGGTCAGGACTGCGGTCTTGATGCTGGAGGAGATGTCGAGCCATAGTGTGGCGCCTGATGAGACCACATTCACCACCTTGATGCAAGGCTTTGTTGAGGAGGGAAGCATTGAGGCGGCTTTGAGGGTGAAGGCGAAGATGCTGGAGACGGGGTGCTCTCCAACAAGGGTAACAGTTAATGTTCTGATTAATGGGTACTGCAAGCTGGGGAGAGTGGAAGATGCTCTTGGCTACATACAGCAAGAGATTGCGGATGGATTTGAACCTGATCAGGTCACATACAATACTTTTGTTCATGGGCTGTGCCAAAACGGACATGTCAGTCATGCCTTGAAAGTCATCGACCTTATGATTCAGGAGGGCCATGATCCTGATGTTTTCACCTACAATACTGTTATCAATTGCCTCAGTAAAAATGGAGAGCTTGATGCGGCTAAAGGAATTGTAAATGAGATGGTGGATAGGGGTTGCTTGCCTGACACCACCACATTCAACACTCTCATTGTTGCTCTATGCTCACAGAATCGACTTGAGGAAGCATTGGACCTTGCACGTGAGCTAACTGTGAAGGGACTTTCTCCAGATGTTTATACTTTCAATATTTTGATCAATGCCCTTTGCAAGGTAGGAGATCCTCATCTTGGTATGCGATTGTTCGAGGAGATGAAGAGCACTGGATGCACCCCTGATGAAGTTACATACAATATATTGATTGATCATCTTTGCTCAATGGGGAAGCTTGGAAATGCTTTGGATTTGTTGAAGGAGATGGAATCCAGTGGTTGCCCTCGGAGTACAGTGACATATAACACAATAATTGATGGGTTATGCAAGAAAATGAGAATTGCAGAAGCCGAGGAGGTTTTTGATCAAATGGATATACATGGTATTTTAAGGAATGCTGTCACATTTAATACACTTATTGATGGCTTGTGCAAGGCCAAAAGGATTGACGATGCAACGGAACTTATTGAGCAAATGATAAAGGAAGGATTGCAGCCTGATAATATCACTTATAATTCTATTCTAACACATTATTGCAAGCAAGGAAACATAAAGAAAGCAGCTGATATTTTAGAAACTATGACAGCAAATGGATTTGAAGTTGATGTTGTCACATATGGAACACTCATTAATGGTCTATGCAAGGCTGGTAGGACTCAGGTTGCTTTGAAGCTTTTAAGAGGCATGCGAATTAAAGGGATGAGGCCTACTCCAAAAGCTTACAACCCTGTCATACAGTCTTTGTTTAAACGGAATAATTTAAGAGATGCCCTTAATCTTTTCAGAGAGATGACTGAAGTGGGTGAGCCTCCTGATGCCCTCACATACAAGATTGTATTCCGTGGTCTCTGTCGTGGTGGAGGTCCTATCAAAGAAGCTTTTGATTtcttggtggagatggtgaatAAGGGTTTCATGCCAGAGTTTTCATCCTTCCGTATGCTAGCTGAAGGTCTATTAAATCTCGGCATGGATGATTATCTAATTAGTGCTATTGAACTAGTTATAGAAAAGGCTGACTTTAGAGAGTCTGATGCTTCTGCAATAAGGGGGTATCTCAAGATCCGCAAATATTATGATGCATTAGCAACTTTTGGCCGTCTCCTAGAGATCAACAACCCTCAATGGACTTACAGATGATGCAGCATGCCTGACAGAATGTATCATGGAAACTGCTGAGTAGATTGCAGTTTTGCTAGTTGCTTGATTGGCCTAAACTTTTTTAAGCAGTGGTGTAGTAGATGTCTATGTTCATTCCTCTGCAGGAATGAAGTCAGCAGAATATGGGATGCTATCTTGCTTCTGAAACTCAAGGAGAGTTTACCTTCTCCATCATGAACCCTCTTTTGAGGCTCCTGTATTTTTTGGGAAGCTAATGCTCACATATTTTTGCTGCTCTGTCAAATGACACTTTGCTTATCACTATTTTTCTTTCAGTATTTAGGGATTTCTTTTTGTCACGTCTCAAAATTTAAGGGACAACATTGTATTTTAGCTATCATAGCTTCCAGTAAAGCACTAACGCACTCTTCATATACCTTTTTGTGAGTGACTTAATATTAAGCATCTGCAGTTCATACTTATTATATACAAAAGGTAAGTACAACGGAGCCAAAGGTCACCTGGATGGGAATACCATTAGCTTCTTAGTTGAATATTTTTATTGGTCAATCGCTGTACAAGGGAAATACTGTCTACTAGGTAGAATGATACTGATGGTGATGGACACATAAATACTCGTATATTCAATCAAAGCATCATAATGTTGGATAACTACTTTGACTCTAGTAACCGTGTTTTATATTTAAAAAGACATGGTGGAAAAAATGCAGGAGTTAAAAACAACGGGTTATATTATCTaattccttgtccttcctcaCATTGCATGAACCGCATGTCTGGTGTTCATGATCACCATGCAGTACCATTTTCACATGAATGGAAACAGCTGCTTTTAATGTTAGTAATGGTTAGCTGAACTAATCGTTGCTGCAGGTTTTTGAAGGATAGAGAGCATTATCATTGATGTTAATGGAATCAGCTAATTTTCATGTCAGCAATGGTTTGCAGAATCCATAGTGTTTAACTATTTCTTGAATGTTCCTTGCAAACAAGATGGAAAGAGCATCCAGGAAAACATCATGGAGTGCTTTGTGGTGAATTTGCTTTAGCATATCTGTCGAAGAACTATGCAACAATATGTTGGGATAAGATATTATACGGCATTTTCATTTAATTTGCCAATTGCAGTATAACTAACGTGCAATGCCGTATAACATCTTATCCCACAAGCTGAATTTCTGTGTGCAGTCAGAAAGCAAGTGCCAGTCTGCCAGAGCCAGACCAATTTTAGTGCAGACTTGACCACGCTTCCAAATAATAAATCGAAGATATTCTTATATAACTTATAAGtgcagaataaaaaaaaatttaggcGAACTAGCACAGATGCACGTGCGGCACGCACGTGTGGTTAAAAAAGTTATTTGTCTGTTGTAGTCATCAAGAGCGTGGGCATCATTGTACACATATAGTAGATGCTAAATAAAAATCTTTAGTGGTGGGTGTATCATTATTGTTACCCCTACCAATATGTACTCCATTGTATGTTACATTACTACCGTCGAAACTACATTTAAAACATTTGGTACGCTAGATCGTGTCATGGATGGCGATTTTTCTGCATCATATGCACTGGGCTTCTCAGCTCTTCCCGTGCTTGATAAATGAATGTGAAACTGCACTTTTGAATCTTCTTTCTGTACACATAAAAAAATGTTTAGTGTGCCTATGAAACTCTAACCACCACGTAGCAAACTTATATGAAAGTCCCCTCGTCAAGAAGGATATACGATAGCATTGGCATTTGCtaaggttgtgtttggttgcctggctaAGTTCCTGACCAGGCTAGTCTAATGCAGCTTGTGATTGTTTGGTTGACTGTCCAGAGTACATAGTCAGGCCAGTGCAATGCAAAAAGAGCACCTAAGCCAGGCTACACTAGTACGCCCGAAATCGGACGTACTAGCTGAGCCAGGCTAGATCTTAACCAGACTAGATCTAAGTCATGTAACCAAACACACTCTAAGTGGCTATGCTAGGGCGAGTGAAGGCACGCAGCTATCACATTACATTCTTGTTCATTCAAACTACCTTTAAGGATTTGCTAGGGACAAAGGAATATAAAAtagaggaaaggaaaaaaaaaacaaaggaatcGAATAGGAATAGGGAAAGAAAACATAGTATTGGAAAAACACGAAAAGATATAAATATGTGTTTGGAACGCAAGAATTCACATAAGAGAAattgaaaaatcaaataaatgATAAATGAAGTATTGCTGTTTAATCGTATCAATCAGATGTATATGTAACCTCTGGATCGCTGATGTGGAATGGATTTTCCTTACAGTGATATTGCCTCCTATGTCAGTCTTGACAGCAGACATGGCTGACTCAAATTTCTGTGCAATGATCCATTAATCAGAATGCCATTGCGATAACCACATCAAATGTATTGCAGGAATGCAAAATATCTCTGCTTTTTACATAGCACAGATAGGATGTGCTAGCATAGTTCGAGAAACGGCTTGGTCAGGATTACGCTGCTATCTGACTTGACATGCTTCATCCCCCAAGGGAGAGAGTGAACAAAATACCCTCCATCTGCATTTCTACATGACGTTAGGATCAATCAGCAATTGGCATTGCAAACTGATGACACATCACGCCATCACGGCTACAGAAATTAGCACCTGGTTGAGCAGAGAACCAAGACACGATGATCACACTAACTTCATCAGATGTTCCATGTCATTTTCAGGCACTTAGATTAGGAATCAACGAGTCATTCGCAAGACTAAAGAATAAGGCGTGATCCCTCTCCATTATACCTGTAATTCCGCTCGATTCTCCCGATCCCCAAATCAACTACCAGCATCGGCATCCATAGCAGCAGGAGCCTGCACGGACGCTCCCACCCACGGCCATGGTCCCGACGGAGCGGGAGGGTGAGCGCGGGAAGCGCAGCGGGCGGGGGAACGCGGCGGAGGGCGCTACGGGCGGGGAGGGGGAGTGGGAGCGCGGGCGGCGTATGGGGTGACGGTCGGGGGAGAAATTCGTGGGCGGCGGGTACAACGGCGGGTAGGCCAGCGAAgggtgagaaaaaaaataacgtTTTTGACAGAAACATCCTCTAGCTCGCGATTTCTACGGGTCTATACCGTATCCACTCCCTCAATTACCTCAATTACAT encodes the following:
- the LOC101778802 gene encoding DEMETER-like protein 2; the encoded protein is MAELTPPSANDGGGTGSTPPELTPSPTWRKKPSQKGKPRLRLVQHARTTTPKPPVAPPQKKRKAAGDGVAGESPKPVRRKLDLDGERRPPTKISAPAVVSGSFSRATLMENLRSLAKLHLGDKKPPRMLPASSPKVTKPAALPPKIDPRRSFSRAQLMENLRSLAKRHNLPAAAADDDAKGKSGSLKKEKKPTLVDELVLVPYNRKRAASAAAAEDPFRALVIHDELAGALALRWKPAVLVLTKTRVRLVKNITPAIEAAYGQLMQLEETCRGTELPDIHESPELEQKRKALEGRVQHFMKIARLIMGDRKFDYEHPWGGTVLTSVVGTFLTQNVTDHLSSNAFMNLAAEFSLSKNRSNVEPRTNVPLMLTDGSGLGESEPGDHGSADERGKCRDKGIEEFIASIRTGEISSWDRGRIRKLLFDRFESSTAAKIFHDIASIGDTSHWNSLLKEAYNNGYRKEESANETIDWDALLHAPFAKIAECIRDRGNQSQMALRILAFLVRIKRDHGSIDLEWLRHVPRAKAKRYLLSINGLGAKSVDCIRLLSLRHRAFPVDTNVARIVTRLGWVELQPLPNSQEFHLVNT
- the LOC111255678 gene encoding protein ROS1-like encodes the protein MADIQKYLDPLLCKIPADGVYELHCQQITFGKSICTKRQPNCGACPFTGECKYFQSLVSRAKGALPEYSQQQERGQTDMDGRPRHTLIIRPGTKQMHQYQIEMGKGTERHCNEPIIQEPETPPYEDLGAQRPIIQEPETPPHEDLGAQSDEEFEQEYEDGDDDHIEDEMIDLRPTQQTENGATGQEHGKEIISIHSSVPSTPMIKRYRLRTEYTAYKIRDGHEILDRFEFDPRVPDDQIPYLLIIRSLLDEYNVTATILIPCRTANGGVFPLDGTYYQNNEVFADHSSSRSPIKIKREIIDIYSQCTVYFGTSIHSVTKDQTLQGIHQFYHKGYICNREFDRSTRRSKVLSAQIHATNGKGTGRKRSMTSYVVEAR
- the LOC101774303 gene encoding pentatricopeptide repeat-containing protein At3g53700, chloroplastic; translated protein: MACASYLASYSRASPAPAACPCHVRPPAPRTRRRRPRPAPLRVYAASDHQERLLTALREQADPEAALRMLNSALAREDFAPSSDVYEEIIRKLGSAGAFDLMKGLVGEMRREGHEVKVGIVQSFVESYARLRRFDDAVDLVLNQLDLFGVQADTVVYNHLLNVLVEGSKMKLLESVYNEMASRGIRPDVVTFNTLIKGLCRAHQVRTAVLMLEEMSSHSVAPDETTFTTLMQGFVEEGSIEAALRVKAKMLETGCSPTRVTVNVLINGYCKLGRVEDALGYIQQEIADGFEPDQVTYNTFVHGLCQNGHVSHALKVIDLMIQEGHDPDVFTYNTVINCLSKNGELDAAKGIVNEMVDRGCLPDTTTFNTLIVALCSQNRLEEALDLARELTVKGLSPDVYTFNILINALCKVGDPHLGMRLFEEMKSTGCTPDEVTYNILIDHLCSMGKLGNALDLLKEMESSGCPRSTVTYNTIIDGLCKKMRIAEAEEVFDQMDIHGILRNAVTFNTLIDGLCKAKRIDDATELIEQMIKEGLQPDNITYNSILTHYCKQGNIKKAADILETMTANGFEVDVVTYGTLINGLCKAGRTQVALKLLRGMRIKGMRPTPKAYNPVIQSLFKRNNLRDALNLFREMTEVGEPPDALTYKIVFRGLCRGGGPIKEAFDFLVEMVNKGFMPEFSSFRMLAEGLLNLGMDDYLISAIELVIEKADFRESDASAIRGYLKIRKYYDALATFGRLLEINNPQWTYR